From Miscanthus floridulus cultivar M001 chromosome 15, ASM1932011v1, whole genome shotgun sequence, the proteins below share one genomic window:
- the LOC136506583 gene encoding uncharacterized protein: MTHLLVHLVKEIFILGPVFLHNMFPLERFMGVLKKYVHNHARPEGSIAKGYGTEEVIEFCVDFIPDLDSIGVLESRHEGRLSGKGTLGRKTYIGTDDDYFNKAHYTVLQNFSLVDPYIETHKDLLRSEFPGKTEAWITRKHMETFGGWLRKKCQGDESIHEQLYLLAMQPSWHIITYKGYEINGNIFYIVAQDKRSTNQNSGVRIDATDPNGNKQTYYGRIDEIWELEYAPTLKIPLFKCQWVKVTRGGVTVDNEYGMTTVDLSNIGYKDEPFVLVKDVNQVFYVNDMSTKPKRGKNDNDSTKEPKRHIVLSGKRVIVGIEDKSDMSEDYEKDDRILPFKVNKDPSILVNDEDTPWLRRDHNQGTYVKKKFTAVPT; the protein is encoded by the coding sequence atgacacacctcctagttcacctagtcaaggagattttcattctcggtcctgtgttcctacacaacatgttccccttagagagattcatgggagtcctgaagaaatatgttcacaatcatgctcgcccagaaggaagcatcgccaagggctatggaacagaagaggtcattgagttctgtgttgactttattcccgaccttgactcgattggtgttcttgaatcgagacatgaggggagactaagcggaaaggggacactagggaggaaaacatatattggtacggatgatgattatttcaataaagcgcactacacagttctacagaacttctctttggtagatccatatattgagacacacaaggatctcttacgatccgagtttccagggaagactgaagcttggattacgcgtaagcacatggaaactttcggcggttggttgcgaaaaaaatgtcaaggtgatgagagcatccatgagcaactgtatttattggctatgcaaccatcatggcatatcatcacatacaaagggtacgagataaatgggaacatattctatatagtagcccaagataaaaggagtaccaaccaaaacagtggtgtccgcatagatgccacagacccgaatgggaataagcagacatattatggacgcatagatgaaatatgggaactagaatatgcacctactttgaagatcccattgttcaagtgccaatgggtcaaggtgaccagaggcggggtaacagtagacaacgagtatggaatgacaacagtagaccttagtaatattgggtacaaagacgaaccattcgtccttgtcaaggatgtgaatcaggtgttctatgtcaatgatatgtctaccaaaccaaaaagagggaaaaatgataatgactcaaccaaagagccaaagcgccacatagttctttcagggaaaagagtcatcgtgggaattgaggacaagtcggacatgtcagaagattatgaaaaggatgaccgaattctgccattcaaagtgaacaaagaccctagcatcttggtaaatgatgaggacactccatggttacgacgtgatcataaccaagggacatacgtaaagaagaagttcactgctgtgcccacttga